GGGGCCGGCACGCGGGTCACGTGGACCATGACCGGCGACAACAAGGGCGTGGCGGCGATCTTCGCCCGCGTCGTCAACACGGACAGGCTGCTGGGGAACGACTTCGACAAGGGCCTTGCCCGGCTCAAGGCCGTCGCCGAGCAGGCCTGACCCTCCGGCCGGGGCCGGGAGCGGACGCGTGAGACGGCACGTGCCCCGCGTCACCTCGCCGACTAACCTCGCGGCATGACGCAGAGCCCGGACATCAAGCCCCGTTCTCGCGACGTCACCGACGGCCTGGAGAGGGCCGCCGCCCGCGGGATGCTCCGCGCGGTCGGCATGGGTGACGGGGACTGGGAGAAGCCCCAGATCGGTGTGGCCTCGAGCTGGAACGAGATCACCCCGTGCAACCTCTCGCTGCAGCGGCTGGCCCAGTCGGTCAAGCACGGCGTGCACGCCGCGGGCGGCTACCCGCTCGAGTTCGGCACCATCTCGGTCTCCGACGGCATCTCCATGGGCCACGAGGGGATGCACTTCTCGCTGGTCTCGCGCGAGGTGATCGCCGACTCGGTCGAGACCGTGATGATGGCCGAGCGGCTCGACGGCTCGGTGCTGCTCGCCGGCTGCGACAAGTCCCTGCCCGGGATGATGATGGCGGCGGCTCGCCTCGACCTGTCCAGCGTCTTCCTGTACGCCGGATCGATCATGCCCGGCCAGGTCGACGGCGAGGACGTGACGATCATCGACGCTTTCGAGGCGGTCGGCGCCTGCCTCGCCGGCAAGATCACAGCTGCGGAGGTCGACCGCGTCGAGCGGGCGATCTGCCCCGGCGAGGGTGCCTGCGGCGGCATGTACACCGCCAACACCATGGCGGCGGTCGCCGAGGCGATCGGCATGAGCCTCCCCGGGAGCGCCGCCCCGCCGGCCGTCGACCGGCGCCGCGACGGCTTCGCCCACCGCTCCGGCGAGGCCGTGGTGAACCTGCTCCGCCAGGGGATCACCGCTCGCCAGATCATGACCCGCGAGGCGTTCGAGAACGCGATCACCGTCGTGATGGCGCTCGGCGGCTCCACCAACGCCGTGCTCCACCTGCTCGCGATGGCCCGCGAGGCGGAGGTGCCGCTCACCATCGACGACTTCAACCGGGTCGGCGACAAGGTGCCCCACCTCGGCGACCTGAAGCCCTTCGGCAAGTACGTCATGTACGACGTCGACAAGGTCGGCGGCATCCCCGTCGTGATGCGGGCCCTGCTCGAGGAGGGCCTCCTCCACGGGGACACCCTCACCGTCACCGGCAGGACGATGCGCGAGAACCTCGACGACATCGCCCCGCCGCCCCTCGACGGCGACGTGATCCGCAAGTTCTCCGAGCCGATCCACGCCACCGGCGGCCTGACCATCCTCAAGGGCACGCTCGCCCCCGAGGGCGCGGTCGTGAAGTCGGCCGGCTTCGACGAGTCGGTCTTCGAGGGCACCGCGCGCGTCTTCGACGGCGAGCGGAAGGCCATGGACGCCCTCACCGACGGCCAGATCGGTGCCGGCGACGTCGTCGTCATCCGCTACGAGGGTCCCAAGGGCGGCCCCGGCATGCGCGAGATGCTTGCGATCACCGGCGCCATCAAGGGCGCGGGCCTGGGCAAGGACGTGCTGCTGCTGACCGACGGCCGGTTCTCGGGCGGTACGACGGGCCTGTGCGTCGGCCACGTGGCACCCGAGGCGGTCGACGGCGGCCCGATCGCCTTCGTCCGTGACGGGGACCCGATCCGCCTCGACGTCGCGGGCCGGTCGCTGGAGCTGCTCGTCGACGAGGCCGAGCTCGAGCAGCGCAGGATCGGGTGGGAGCCCAACCCGCCCAAGTACACCCGCGGGGTCCTGGGCAAGTACGCCAAGGTCGTCCAGTCGGCGGCGCACGGCGCCGTCTGCGGCTGACCGCTCCCGGGACGTCGCGGTGCCCGGGTGTCGAGGCACCCGGGCACCACGCGTGCGTCAGCGGAGGGTCACAGACCCAGCCCGAGCCGCCCCAGGATCTGGTTGAGCAGGTTGGTGATCCGGCCCAGCAGGCCGTTGAGCCCGCCGTCGAGCAGGCCGGCGACCGCGCACAGCAGGTTGCCGAGCAGGTTGCCGGCGCCCGACTGCGCGACGATGTCGAGCACGATCCGGTTGAGGTTCACCTGCAGACCCAGCAGGTCGAGGTCGAGCGGGCCGAGCCGCAGGTTGAGGACGTCGCACGCCGGCGGTGCCTGCAGTGCCCGGGCAGCGGCACCGGTCCGGATCGGCGTCCCGTTGATCGAGCGCACGCGGACGGTCCGCACCACGCCGAAGGTTCGGGTGGACTCGTCGGCGTTGTGCACGACGCCCTGGACGAGCCCGCGGACGAAGACCTTGCCGTTGCGCTTGGAGAACTTCAGCGGTACGAACTCGCCCGTGACGCTGCGTCCGTTGGCGGTGGTGCCGCGGATCGTCGAGCTGAGCTCCCCCAGGTTGTTCTGTGCGACGGTGCCGGCCGCTGCGGTCGCGGTGCGGCTCGACGCGGGTGCGCTGGTGGCGGGTCCTCCCCAGGCCAGGGCGGCGACCGCGGTCACGACCAGGGCGACCATGAGTGCGACGGGTCCGCCGACGTACCGGTTTCTGAGACTTGCCATGTGTCTGTCTCCCCTCCGAGAGCCGGACCAGGTCCGGCAGGGCCGCGAAGCTCACGGCCCGCTCGTGACGTTGGCACTCTTCCGCCACAGGTCGCTCACCCCAACGGGTGTGACTGCCGGGTAGGCCCGCATGCGGTAGACACGTCCCGTGGACCCCGCCTCGCTCGACGCCGCTGACCCCCTCGCGTCCTACCGCGACCGCTTCGTCGGCGCCGACAGCGACCTCGTCTACTTCGACGGGAACTCGCTCGGCCGGCCGCTGGCCGCCACGCGTGACACGCTCGCCGGCTTCGTCGGAGGACCGTGGGGCGAGCGGCTGATCCGCGGCTGGGACGAGGAGTGGTTCGACCTTCCGCTGACGGTCGGGGACGACCTCGGACGCCTCGTGCTCGGCGCGGCCCCCGGTCAGGTGGCCGTCGGCGACTCGACGACGGTGCTGCTCTACAAGGCGATGCGCGCCGCGGTCGCGGCGCGGCCCGGGCGTACCGAGATCGTGCTCGACCGGGACAACTTCCCGACCGACCGCTACGTCGCCGACGGCGTGGCCCGAGAGTGCGGGCTGACGCTGCGGTGGATCGACGTCGACCCCGCCGCCGGCGTCACCGCCGACCAGGTCGCCGAGGTCGTGGGGGAGCAGACCGCGCTCGTCACGCTCAGCCACGTCGCCTACCGGTCGGCGTGGATCGCCGACGCCCCCGCCATCACCCGCATCGCCCACGCCGCCGGCGCGCTCGTGCTCTGGGACCTCTCCCACTCCGGTGGGTCGGTGCCGCTCGAGCTCGACGCCTGGGGCGCCGACCTCGCGGTCGGCTGCACCTACAAGTACCTCAACGGCGGCCCCGGCGCCCCGGCGTACGTCTACGTCGCGGAGCGGCACCTCGACACCCTCACCCAGCCGATCCAGGGGTGGATGGGGGCGGCCGACCCGTTCCTCATGGGGCCGACGTACACCCCGACGGACGGGGTACGGCGCTTCCTGTCCGGCACCCCGCCGGTCCTGGGCATGCTGCCGCTGCGCGACATGCTCACCCTGCTCGACGAGGTGGGGATCCAGGCCGTCCGCGACAAGTCGGTCGGCCTCACGTCGTACGCCATCGACCTCGCCGACCAGGAGCTCGCTCCCCTCGGTGTCGGCGTCGCCTCGCCCCGCGACCCGGGGCGCCGCGGCGGCCACGTCACCCTCACGCACCCGGCGATGCGCGAGGTGGTCGCGGCGCTGTGGCAGCAGGACGTGATCCCGGACTACCGCGACCCCGGTGGCCTGCGCGTCGGGCTCTCGCCCCTCTCCACGTCGTACGCCGAGGTCGAATGCGGTGTGCACGCCGTGCGGCAGGCGCTGGACGAGGTCAGCTGACCGCAGTCCGGTGGCGCAGGTGTCCGCGGACCGCCTCACCGATGCCGAGCGCGGCCACCACCAGCGCGGTGACCAGCACGATGGTGTCGGCCGCGGCCGGCGCCGAGCCTCCGGGATCGAGCGCGGGGTTGACCACGGTCTGTGTGGTGAGCAGGAGGACCAGGTACGCCGCGGTGACGACGTCGAGCGCCACCGCCGAGAGCGTGACCCCGGTCGTCCAGTCGCCTGCGCGATACTTCACGACCTCGACTGCCGCGGTGGCGAGGAGCAGGGCCACGAACCCCCAGAGCCAGCCGGACGACCACAGCGCGGGGTCGAGCAGGGGAACCCGGTCGCCGTTGTCGTCCACGACCGGGGAGTGGACGTGCTGCCACGGCAGCCACGCCAGGACGATCGTGACGAAGCCCAGCCCGGCGATGAGCTCCTTGAGCCCGAGCGCCCGCGCCCGGGGCAGCTCGGGCAACCGGTCGAGCGTCCACCCCTCCTCCGTGGCCATGGGGGACCGGGTACCGGTGTGCTCCATGATCCAGA
This genomic interval from Nocardioides euryhalodurans contains the following:
- the ilvD gene encoding dihydroxy-acid dehydratase, which codes for MTQSPDIKPRSRDVTDGLERAAARGMLRAVGMGDGDWEKPQIGVASSWNEITPCNLSLQRLAQSVKHGVHAAGGYPLEFGTISVSDGISMGHEGMHFSLVSREVIADSVETVMMAERLDGSVLLAGCDKSLPGMMMAAARLDLSSVFLYAGSIMPGQVDGEDVTIIDAFEAVGACLAGKITAAEVDRVERAICPGEGACGGMYTANTMAAVAEAIGMSLPGSAAPPAVDRRRDGFAHRSGEAVVNLLRQGITARQIMTREAFENAITVVMALGGSTNAVLHLLAMAREAEVPLTIDDFNRVGDKVPHLGDLKPFGKYVMYDVDKVGGIPVVMRALLEEGLLHGDTLTVTGRTMRENLDDIAPPPLDGDVIRKFSEPIHATGGLTILKGTLAPEGAVVKSAGFDESVFEGTARVFDGERKAMDALTDGQIGAGDVVVIRYEGPKGGPGMREMLAITGAIKGAGLGKDVLLLTDGRFSGGTTGLCVGHVAPEAVDGGPIAFVRDGDPIRLDVAGRSLELLVDEAELEQRRIGWEPNPPKYTRGVLGKYAKVVQSAAHGAVCG
- a CDS encoding ABC transporter substrate-binding protein; amino-acid sequence: MASLRNRYVGGPVALMVALVVTAVAALAWGGPATSAPASSRTATAAAGTVAQNNLGELSSTIRGTTANGRSVTGEFVPLKFSKRNGKVFVRGLVQGVVHNADESTRTFGVVRTVRVRSINGTPIRTGAAARALQAPPACDVLNLRLGPLDLDLLGLQVNLNRIVLDIVAQSGAGNLLGNLLCAVAGLLDGGLNGLLGRITNLLNQILGRLGLGL
- a CDS encoding kynureninase; protein product: MDPASLDAADPLASYRDRFVGADSDLVYFDGNSLGRPLAATRDTLAGFVGGPWGERLIRGWDEEWFDLPLTVGDDLGRLVLGAAPGQVAVGDSTTVLLYKAMRAAVAARPGRTEIVLDRDNFPTDRYVADGVARECGLTLRWIDVDPAAGVTADQVAEVVGEQTALVTLSHVAYRSAWIADAPAITRIAHAAGALVLWDLSHSGGSVPLELDAWGADLAVGCTYKYLNGGPGAPAYVYVAERHLDTLTQPIQGWMGAADPFLMGPTYTPTDGVRRFLSGTPPVLGMLPLRDMLTLLDEVGIQAVRDKSVGLTSYAIDLADQELAPLGVGVASPRDPGRRGGHVTLTHPAMREVVAALWQQDVIPDYRDPGGLRVGLSPLSTSYAEVECGVHAVRQALDEVS
- a CDS encoding HAAS signaling domain-containing protein, which translates into the protein MTHHQTLSDPLVERYAVAVASRLPADQRDDVAAELRASILDSVEDRLDRDPDAARDAVVREVLLDLGDPIVLARGYATAPRYLVGPENFDTWRTLVLVISAVGAPVTALATLVARIWAGDPYPEAILGSLWTGFTVVVHVAFWVTLVFWIMEHTGTRSPMATEEGWTLDRLPELPRARALGLKELIAGLGFVTIVLAWLPWQHVHSPVVDDNGDRVPLLDPALWSSGWLWGFVALLLATAAVEVVKYRAGDWTTGVTLSAVALDVVTAAYLVLLLTTQTVVNPALDPGGSAPAAADTIVLVTALVVAALGIGEAVRGHLRHRTAVS